From Virgibacillus ihumii, the proteins below share one genomic window:
- the hmpA gene encoding NO-inducible flavohemoprotein, producing MDIVKATVPILQDRGDEITSRFYQLMFENHPELKNIFNQTNQRKGSQSKALADTVYAAAAHIDQLEQILPHVKQIAQKHRSLNIKPEHYPIVGKYLLLAMQDVLGDTASDDVINAWEKAYSVISGVFIETEKKMYQELENTTGGWIDFRNFKVVDKVAESDVITSFYLEPADGNPFPVYQPGQYITVKAEIPGQPYAHLRQYSLSAAPGQGYYRISVKREDSLNGLPAGIVSNYLHSQIEKGSILPISAPSGDFMLDQEDTRPLVLMSGGVGLTPMISMLDTTIKQNPEREIYFIHAAHCGDVHAMKDHVRQLNNEHPQLHAYTVYAEPADEDKQFCDKTGYVDFDLLSSVLPTNDSSFYFCGPEGFMKAMYQNLKKFNVAEADIHFEFFGPAKAITA from the coding sequence ATGGATATTGTGAAAGCTACAGTACCTATTTTACAGGACCGGGGAGATGAAATTACCAGCAGGTTCTATCAGCTTATGTTTGAGAATCATCCTGAGCTGAAAAATATTTTCAACCAAACGAACCAGCGAAAGGGGAGCCAGTCAAAGGCATTGGCAGATACAGTCTATGCAGCGGCTGCCCATATTGATCAGCTGGAACAGATATTACCGCACGTAAAACAAATTGCCCAGAAACATCGCAGTTTAAATATCAAACCGGAACATTATCCGATTGTTGGAAAATATTTATTGCTTGCCATGCAGGATGTGTTGGGGGACACAGCAAGTGATGACGTTATCAATGCATGGGAAAAGGCATATAGTGTTATATCCGGTGTTTTTATTGAAACGGAAAAGAAAATGTATCAAGAACTGGAGAATACAACAGGCGGATGGATTGATTTCCGCAATTTCAAAGTCGTAGATAAAGTGGCGGAAAGTGATGTCATTACATCATTTTATCTGGAACCCGCCGATGGGAATCCGTTTCCGGTCTATCAGCCGGGGCAATATATAACAGTGAAAGCAGAAATACCCGGACAGCCATATGCACATTTACGGCAATACAGTCTGTCCGCTGCTCCCGGCCAAGGATATTATCGGATCAGTGTTAAACGAGAGGACTCTCTGAATGGATTACCGGCCGGTATCGTTTCCAACTACCTGCATTCACAAATTGAAAAGGGAAGTATTTTGCCAATCAGCGCACCATCAGGTGATTTCATGCTGGATCAGGAAGATACACGCCCACTGGTGTTAATGAGCGGCGGTGTTGGCCTGACACCGATGATAAGTATGCTGGATACCACGATTAAACAAAATCCGGAACGTGAAATTTATTTTATCCATGCAGCCCATTGCGGCGATGTTCATGCGATGAAAGATCATGTCCGGCAATTGAATAATGAACATCCACAACTGCATGCGTATACAGTCTATGCGGAGCCGGCTGATGAAGACAAACAGTTTTGTGACAAAACCGGTTATGTTGATTTCGACTTGTTGTCATCGGTTCTTCCGACAAATGACAGTTCATTTTACTTTTGCGGACCAGAAGGATTTATGAAAGCAATGTATCAAAATCTGAAAAAATTCAATGTGGCAGAAGCAGACATACATTTTGAATTTTTCGGTCCGGCAAAAGCCATTACAGCCTAA
- a CDS encoding type 1 glutamine amidotransferase domain-containing protein, which translates to MSKKIATVITNMFEDVEYTDPAKAFRDAGHEVVTIEKEKGAAVTGKNKEAEVTIDESIDNAKAEDFDALFIPGGFSPDQLRADERFVKFAKQFMDADKPVFAICHGPQLLITAKALEGRKATGFTSIQVDMEYAGANVQDEEVVVCCNQLVTSRQPDDIPAFNREALKILDK; encoded by the coding sequence ATGAGTAAAAAAATAGCAACCGTTATTACAAATATGTTTGAAGATGTTGAATATACAGATCCAGCCAAGGCATTTAGGGATGCTGGACATGAAGTTGTAACGATTGAAAAGGAAAAAGGAGCTGCCGTTACAGGGAAGAACAAGGAAGCGGAAGTTACCATTGATGAATCAATTGATAATGCGAAGGCGGAAGATTTTGATGCATTATTCATTCCGGGCGGCTTTTCACCGGATCAGCTACGTGCCGATGAGCGTTTCGTGAAGTTTGCTAAACAATTTATGGATGCGGATAAACCGGTATTTGCCATCTGTCATGGACCACAGCTGCTAATAACAGCAAAAGCCCTGGAAGGCCGCAAAGCAACGGGCTTTACTTCCATCCAAGTCGATATGGAATATGCCGGGGCAAATGTGCAGGATGAAGAAGTAGTCGTATGCTGCAACCAGCTGGTCACAAGCAGACAGCCGGATGACATCCCTGCATTTAACCGTGAAGCATTGAAGATTCTTGATAAATAG
- a CDS encoding isochorismatase family cysteine hydrolase, which produces MNDSLENSAIIFIDVINDFNFNGSEKLLTNTKPILPHLINLREFGKKNDIPIIYVNDHYGYWQADFHKIIAHCENEYSQEIISELKPDDNDYFLIKPQHSAFFQTPLHSLLNELNRTHLIMAGIAGDICILFTAKDAYMYRYSMHIPENCMASEEQDGNDYALYLMRTVMEAKTDTI; this is translated from the coding sequence ATGAACGATTCACTTGAAAACAGTGCCATAATATTTATTGATGTTATAAATGATTTTAATTTTAATGGCAGTGAAAAACTGCTCACAAACACTAAACCGATTTTACCACACCTCATAAATTTAAGAGAATTTGGGAAGAAAAATGATATTCCCATCATCTATGTAAATGATCATTACGGCTATTGGCAGGCAGATTTTCATAAAATCATTGCCCATTGTGAAAATGAGTACAGTCAGGAAATTATTTCCGAATTGAAACCGGATGATAATGATTATTTTTTAATCAAACCGCAGCATTCGGCTTTTTTCCAAACACCGCTGCACTCACTGCTGAATGAACTGAACCGGACACATTTAATCATGGCGGGCATTGCAGGTGACATTTGTATTTTATTTACCGCCAAGGATGCGTATATGTACCGGTACTCCATGCATATTCCCGAAAACTGCATGGCCTCTGAAGAACAAGATGGTAATGACTATGCCCTATACCTGATGCGAACGGTAATGGAGGCGAAAACGGATACGATTTGA
- the acsA gene encoding acetate--CoA ligase, translating to MHTEKIPAREGNHNLQDYENMRKTFSWDDMKKNFSWNETGKVNMAYEAIDRHAENPDTKDKIALHYSSPDREESLTFDDLKKSSNQFANVLKKYKVEKGERIFLFLPRSPEFYAAFLGILKVGAIAGPLFEAFMEQAVRDRLQDSEASMLITTPDLLERVPQDDLPDLKKIVLVGDSNETSDKYIDYDKEMKDASTDFEIEWVDLEDGMVIHYTSGSTGKPKGVYHVHNAMIQHYATAEWVLDLKKDDVYWCTADPGWVTGTSYGVFAPWLYGVTNVVRGGRFSPDAWYGTLDKYNVSVWYTAPTALRKLVSAGSEIVKKHDLSSLRHIMSVGEPLNPEVVTWGLEAFDLRIHDTWWMTETGAQLIVNIPSMEIRSGSMGKPLPGIEASIVDNEGNELPANQMGNLAIKKGWPAMMRKIWKRPEKFESYFINGWYVSGDSAYKDEDGYFWFQGRLDDVINTSGERVGPFEVESKLIEHEAVAEAGVIGKPDPERGEIIKAFITLNEGYKESDELLEEIRQFIKTGLSAHAAPRELEVKDSIPKTRSGKIMRRLLKSWELGLPTGDTSTLEE from the coding sequence ATGCATACGGAAAAAATACCTGCCCGTGAAGGGAATCATAATCTACAGGACTATGAAAACATGCGGAAGACTTTTTCATGGGATGATATGAAAAAGAACTTTAGCTGGAATGAAACTGGTAAAGTGAATATGGCATATGAAGCGATTGACCGTCATGCCGAAAATCCGGATACGAAGGATAAAATTGCGCTGCATTACTCTTCGCCGGATCGGGAAGAATCATTAACGTTTGATGATCTGAAAAAAAGCAGTAACCAATTTGCTAATGTGTTAAAAAAATATAAGGTGGAAAAGGGAGAGCGCATCTTTTTGTTTCTCCCGAGAAGCCCTGAGTTTTATGCTGCGTTTTTAGGGATTTTGAAAGTGGGAGCGATTGCCGGACCATTATTTGAAGCATTTATGGAGCAGGCAGTACGTGACCGCCTGCAGGACAGTGAAGCAAGCATGCTGATTACGACACCGGATCTGCTTGAGCGGGTGCCGCAGGATGATTTGCCTGATTTGAAAAAAATTGTTCTGGTTGGCGACAGTAATGAAACATCCGACAAATACATTGATTATGATAAGGAAATGAAAGATGCTTCAACCGATTTTGAGATCGAATGGGTTGATTTGGAAGATGGCATGGTAATTCATTATACATCCGGGTCCACCGGTAAGCCAAAAGGTGTTTATCATGTTCATAATGCGATGATTCAGCATTATGCAACAGCAGAGTGGGTGCTTGATCTGAAAAAGGATGACGTATACTGGTGTACTGCTGACCCAGGCTGGGTTACCGGAACAAGTTACGGTGTATTTGCCCCATGGCTGTATGGAGTAACCAACGTTGTCCGCGGCGGCAGGTTCAGTCCTGATGCATGGTACGGTACACTTGATAAATATAATGTAAGTGTGTGGTATACAGCACCAACCGCACTTCGTAAGTTGGTAAGTGCGGGTTCAGAGATTGTGAAAAAACACGATCTTTCATCATTGCGCCATATTATGAGTGTCGGTGAGCCGCTGAATCCTGAAGTAGTGACATGGGGACTGGAAGCATTCGACTTAAGAATTCATGACACATGGTGGATGACCGAGACAGGAGCTCAGCTTATTGTCAACATTCCTTCCATGGAAATCCGCTCAGGTTCAATGGGAAAACCGTTACCGGGCATTGAAGCATCGATCGTCGATAATGAAGGAAATGAACTTCCGGCAAATCAGATGGGTAACCTGGCAATCAAGAAGGGTTGGCCGGCAATGATGCGTAAAATCTGGAAACGTCCGGAGAAATTTGAAAGTTATTTCATTAATGGCTGGTACGTATCCGGTGACAGTGCGTATAAAGATGAAGATGGCTATTTCTGGTTCCAGGGGCGTCTTGACGATGTTATTAATACATCCGGTGAACGAGTCGGACCGTTTGAAGTTGAAAGTAAATTAATTGAACATGAAGCCGTTGCAGAAGCTGGTGTTATCGGAAAACCGGATCCTGAACGCGGTGAAATTATCAAGGCGTTTATTACGCTGAATGAAGGCTATAAAGAGTCAGATGAGCTGCTTGAAGAAATTCGTCAGTTTATCAAAACAGGATTGAGTGCACACGCTGCACCAAGAGAATTGGAAGTGAAAGATTCCATTCCAAAAACGCGCAGTGGTAAAATCATGCGCCGTCTCCTGAAATCCTGGGAGCTTGGCCTTCCAACCGGTGATACGTCGACATTGGAAGAATAA